A stretch of Aureispira sp. CCB-E DNA encodes these proteins:
- a CDS encoding cation:proton antiporter has product MEIFNSYNIIIIASLVIILSFFFGELSKKTNIPSVLMLIFLGIGLKLGMDALHLDEIDFFPILEILGIVGLIMIVLEAALELELKREKLWPILKAFGVALVGLLLSTWVAAMILERYVEGMSVEASWIYATPLSILSSAIIIPSVTSLNENKKEFHIYESTFSDIMGIMLFYFLAGQIEHEGHGSGFVGFLGNVGLTVAVSFLASYLLIFIFQKISSHAKLFLLISVLLLLYALGKKMHLSSLIIILIFGLLIGNMQLFFRGRLSKWLHIEKANHIYEDLHVITIETAFVVRTFFFVIFGLTIALDSLLNVDVAIISALILASIYAIRFVILRITIGGDIIPQLFVAPRGLITVLLFYAIPKEVEVESFEAGILLFIIMATSVIMTIAMVYDKRRNQQALNKANGVSIGYSTWKAPSADDKEKSDS; this is encoded by the coding sequence ATGGAAATTTTTAATTCATATAATATTATCATCATAGCATCTTTGGTTATTATTCTCTCTTTTTTCTTCGGAGAATTATCAAAAAAAACCAATATCCCATCGGTGCTTATGCTTATCTTTTTGGGTATTGGTCTGAAATTAGGAATGGATGCCTTGCACTTAGACGAGATTGATTTCTTTCCTATTTTAGAAATTCTTGGAATAGTCGGTCTCATCATGATTGTGTTAGAAGCTGCCCTAGAGTTAGAACTCAAACGGGAAAAGCTTTGGCCAATTCTCAAAGCCTTTGGAGTTGCTTTGGTTGGACTATTGCTCTCAACATGGGTTGCAGCCATGATACTAGAACGTTATGTTGAAGGGATGTCTGTAGAAGCCTCTTGGATATATGCCACTCCTTTGTCTATTTTATCCAGTGCTATTATTATTCCTAGTGTAACTTCTTTGAATGAGAACAAGAAAGAATTCCACATCTATGAAAGTACATTTTCTGACATCATGGGAATCATGTTGTTCTACTTTTTGGCTGGACAAATAGAACACGAAGGGCATGGTTCGGGGTTTGTTGGTTTTTTGGGAAATGTAGGTCTGACGGTAGCTGTTTCTTTTCTTGCTAGTTATTTACTAATTTTCATTTTTCAAAAAATCAGCAGCCACGCCAAGTTATTCCTACTTATATCTGTCCTATTATTGCTCTATGCTTTAGGCAAAAAAATGCACCTTTCTTCTTTAATTATCATCCTCATTTTTGGTTTACTAATAGGCAATATGCAACTCTTCTTTAGAGGTCGATTAAGCAAATGGTTGCACATTGAAAAAGCCAACCATATTTACGAAGATTTGCACGTTATTACCATAGAAACCGCCTTTGTCGTTCGAACCTTCTTTTTTGTTATTTTTGGTTTAACCATTGCTTTAGATTCCTTGCTCAATGTAGACGTTGCTATTATCAGTGCTTTAATTTTGGCATCTATCTACGCCATTCGATTCGTTATCTTACGCATTACAATAGGAGGCGATATTATTCCGCAATTATTTGTTGCCCCACGTGGATTGATTACAGTATTGCTCTTTTATGCCATTCCAAAAGAAGTAGAAGTCGAGAGTTTTGAAGCAGGAATTTTACTATTTATCATCATGGCAACTAGTGTTATCATGACAATTGCTATGGTTTATGACAAACGTAGAAATCAACAAGCTTTAAATAAAGCCAATGGTGTTTCTATAGGTTACAGTACTTGGAAAGCCCCTAGTGCCGACGATAAAGAAAAAAGCGATTCATAA